GGAGCGGGTAGAGTTTTTTTCTTAATATTTTTATTTAATAATAAAACAGCTGGTTTATTTTTTTATTTAGCTACTATAATTAAGTGAGTTGCAGTCAGCAGCACTGCAATTTTATTTTGTAGGTATTGTGCTTAAGGTAAGCACATATAATAACAAGGGGGAACTAACGAAGCGGAGTAGCATAGGTATCCACTGTCTTATAGCAGGGAATTCTTTTGCATTAATATGTGCTTGTCATTGTTGCAAATATATTTTGGGGAGAGATGACAATGAATATTGTAGCCATCGTTTTGCAAAGCTTGCTGGTACTTGCTTTCGTTATGGCAGGATCGGGAAAAGCAGCGGGTTCAAAAATGCATGTGGACAACTTTAAAAAATGGCGTTTACCACAATGGTTTCGGGTGGTAACAGGACTCGTTGAGCTTGTCGCCGCGGCAGCTTTGGTTGTTGGTTACTGGGAGCCGAGTTGGGCAGCGGCAGGAGCACTTTTACTTGGAGTTACTGCTATTGGTGGAGTTCTGACTCATATTCGCGCAAAAGATTCGTTCAAACAATGCTTTCCGATTATTTTGCTTGGTGTGTTAGCTTTTATCGTATTTTTCATCCGTCTTTCCGATCTGAGTGACTTTCCAGGGTTTAATTAATTATCCTTACACCATAAAAAAATGGCAGTTCAGTGCTGAATTTCAGCATCTGGACTGCCATTTTATGTTTCTGGAGCTTAAGCTCAGAGGTTCTAGCGCTCTAAACGGTAGCCACCATGAAATACAGGTCCTACATATTCATTGAATGCAAATCCATTACGGATGGCTGCAGAGACAAAATCCTTAGCTTTTGCTACAGCTTCATGAACGGATAGACCGTTAGCTAAACCGCCTGTAATGGCTGCGGCGAAGGTACATCCGGCTCCATGATTGTGAGCGGGTTCGATTTTGGCTGTTTGAAATACGGTGTACTCAGAACCGTCAAAGAAGACATCAATCGCTTGATCGCCCCCGAGTGCTTTGCCGCCTTTAACCACGACATTACGTGCACCGAGCTTATGAATCAGACGAGCAGCTTCTTTCATGTCCTCTAGCGTAGAAAGCTTGCCAAGACCTGAAAGAACGCCAGCTTCAAACAGATTTGGAGTAACCACAGTAGCTAGTGGCAGCAGTAAATCGCGAATAGCCTCCGCGCTGTCTGGGTTTAAAACCTCATCTTCGCCTTTGCAGACCATGACCGGATCAATCACTACATTGGTCTGTAGATTTTCTTTAATCGCTTGCTCAGCAACACGCACGATTTCAACGCTTCCCAGCATACCTGTCTTCATGGCATTTACCGGGCCGCCTGCGAAAATAGTTTTTAGCTGCTCAGCAACAATGGAGGCGTCAATTGGATAAACATTATGGTGCCAGCCGTTGTCCGGGTCCATTGTAACGATAGTTGTCAAGGCACTGAAGCCGTAGGTACCATACTCTTCAAATGTTTTTAGATCCGCTTGGATGCCTGCGCCACCACTGGAGTCGCTGCCTGCAATAGTTAGAGTTTTAATAATTTGAGTCATGGTAACGTCCCCTTTATATATGTCTGAATTCATAAACAACGCATTGCTTTGATTATAACAAAAAATAGCACCTACGTCTTTCTAAAAAGCAAGTGTAGGATTCCATTTCACTAACCCTGCATATCAATATAGAAAGAAATCTTTAATAAAACGCTTAGGAGGGCGAGTATGGTCACGATTAGTTTATGTATGATTGTACGAAATGAAGAAAAAAGCTTGCATAGATGTTTATCTAGCGTTGCAAGTCTTGTAGATGAAGTTATTATCGTGGATACAGGCTCGACGGATAAGACAAAAGAGATCGCATTGTCCTTCGGAGCTGTGATTTATGATTTCGAATGGATCGATAACTTTAGTGCCGCGCGTAATTTTGCCTTCAGTAAAGCTACACAGGAATACATTTTGTGGTTGGATGCGGATGACTATATAAAGGTAGCGGATCAGATTCTGTTTAAGAAGCTGAAAGAGATTCTTCCAAAACATATCCATAGTGTGAACATGCAATATAATTTGGCTTTTGACGAGGCGGGAAATGTCACAGCCAGCTTGCGTCGGAACCGGCTTGTTCGCCGGAGCTGTAATTTTCAATGGATTGGCCCAGTACATGAGTATCTAGAGGTAAGTGGCCCTTCCTTTAGTAGTGATGTCTGTATTACCCATGAGAAGGATAAGGAATATACAGACCGTAATTTGCGGATTTACCAAAAAAGAGTGGCTGAGGGTGAAACATTCTCTCCAAGGGATCAGTATTATTATGCGAATGAATTAAGGGATCATGCTATAAATGAAGAGGCTTG
This Paenibacillus sp. FSL R5-0345 DNA region includes the following protein-coding sequences:
- a CDS encoding DoxX family protein; this encodes MNIVAIVLQSLLVLAFVMAGSGKAAGSKMHVDNFKKWRLPQWFRVVTGLVELVAAAALVVGYWEPSWAAAGALLLGVTAIGGVLTHIRAKDSFKQCFPIILLGVLAFIVFFIRLSDLSDFPGFN
- the thiD gene encoding bifunctional hydroxymethylpyrimidine kinase/phosphomethylpyrimidine kinase, producing the protein MTQIIKTLTIAGSDSSGGAGIQADLKTFEEYGTYGFSALTTIVTMDPDNGWHHNVYPIDASIVAEQLKTIFAGGPVNAMKTGMLGSVEIVRVAEQAIKENLQTNVVIDPVMVCKGEDEVLNPDSAEAIRDLLLPLATVVTPNLFEAGVLSGLGKLSTLEDMKEAARLIHKLGARNVVVKGGKALGGDQAIDVFFDGSEYTVFQTAKIEPAHNHGAGCTFAAAITGGLANGLSVHEAVAKAKDFVSAAIRNGFAFNEYVGPVFHGGYRLER
- a CDS encoding glycosyltransferase family 2 protein, which produces MVTISLCMIVRNEEKSLHRCLSSVASLVDEVIIVDTGSTDKTKEIALSFGAVIYDFEWIDNFSAARNFAFSKATQEYILWLDADDYIKVADQILFKKLKEILPKHIHSVNMQYNLAFDEAGNVTASLRRNRLVRRSCNFQWIGPVHEYLEVSGPSFSSDVCITHEKDKEYTDRNLRIYQKRVAEGETFSPRDQYYYANELRDHAINEEACKYYELFLAGGQGWIEDNFQACLRLAECRERLGDKDGAYEALCRTLQYDKPRSEFCCRLGALLLEKGQLQPATYWYELAIQLPRDNDSMGMKNGIFYTWLPHLQLALCYDRLGQHELANHHNETALNFYPSHPSMLYNRTYFKNLLGDKYVAFQA